One genomic segment of Ferrimonas sp. YFM includes these proteins:
- a CDS encoding IS3 family transposase (programmed frameshift), whose protein sequence is MPAYKTGKRTQQYSVEFKVKAVTWSHLPHRSVKEVAQALDIHPFMLSRWRKEYRDGKWGMTKKTKKQPDQLSKSDEISQLKRRLAELELENDLPKKVATVSSRGTEESFRFVARYQGKIRLSRLCQFVGVSRSGFYAWKKRQPSQRAQTDSVLSREIQRLFRLSKERYGSPRIHAQLKQKGISVARKRVARLMRELGLRARSVRVYRQMNKRRQTLKATENLRLTSDAPTAVNQQWSGDVTYLKHGRKWYYLAVIIDLYSRKVVGWSFSDNRTSKLTEGALVKALRTRRPKEGLLFHSDRGIEYLNENLQGYYKRHGIRHSLNRAGCCTDNAEVESFFHTLKGEMFQGARFRDHWKLRDELANYIDQFYNRRRLHSSLGYQSPHQFERLAA, encoded by the exons ATGCCTGCCTACAAGACAGGAAAACGAACCCAGCAGTACAGTGTAGAGTTCAAGGTAAAAGCGGTGACTTGGTCACACCTTCCTCATCGTTCAGTAAAGGAAGTAGCCCAAGCTCTGGACATTCATCCGTTCATGTTGTCTCGTTGGCGCAAAGAGTATCGAGACGGCAAATGGGGCATGACAAAAAAGACTAAAAAGCAGCCAGATCAGCTTTCCAAAAGTGATGAAATCAGCCAACTCAAGCGGCGTCTTGCTGAGTTAGAGCTGGAGAATGATCTGC CTAAAAAAGTGGCAACGGTTTCAAGCCGAGGAACAGAGGAATCGTTCCGATTCGTAGCGCGCTATCAGGGTAAAATCCGACTATCGAGATTATGCCAGTTTGTCGGCGTTTCACGGTCAGGTTTCTATGCCTGGAAGAAGCGTCAGCCCAGCCAACGCGCCCAAACTGATAGTGTCCTGAGCAGAGAGATTCAGCGGCTTTTCCGTTTGTCCAAAGAGCGCTACGGCAGCCCTCGAATTCATGCCCAGTTGAAGCAGAAAGGCATTAGCGTGGCTCGAAAGCGAGTGGCTAGGCTAATGCGTGAACTTGGCCTTAGGGCGCGTTCTGTGAGGGTTTACCGTCAAATGAATAAGCGGCGGCAAACTTTGAAGGCAACAGAAAACCTGAGGCTGACTAGTGACGCCCCAACTGCTGTCAATCAGCAATGGTCCGGCGACGTTACCTACTTAAAGCACGGACGGAAATGGTACTACCTGGCAGTGATTATCGACCTGTACTCCAGAAAGGTTGTTGGTTGGTCATTCAGCGATAACCGGACGTCAAAATTGACCGAAGGTGCCTTGGTGAAAGCGCTACGTACGCGGCGCCCGAAAGAGGGCTTACTGTTCCATTCTGACCGAGGTATTGAGTACCTGAATGAAAACCTACAGGGTTACTACAAGCGTCATGGAATCAGACACAGCTTGAACCGAGCTGGTTGCTGTACTGACAACGCCGAGGTGGAGTCATTTTTCCATACATTGAAAGGCGAAATGTTCCAGGGAGCACGGTTCCGAGATCATTGGAAGTTGAGAGACGAACTGGCTAACTATATTGACCAGTTCTATAACCGTCGACGTTTACACTCGAGCTTGGGCTACCAAAGTCCACACCAGTTCGAGAGACTCGCGGCATAA
- a CDS encoding glycosyltransferase family 2 protein — protein sequence MISVVIPLYNKASTIRRCLKSVFSQSELPSELIIINDGSVDNSLAIVRETVDLSSGMSINIVDQENSGVSYTRNKGVALAKNDYVAFLDADDEWHEEFIANAKNLIHSYQNISLITCKHSINDISLGCYIPKQIFGTDETGIIDNYLSRAKSYPIVNSSKVVVNKKYFLDVGGFPEEAKVSEDLFLWIKLSECAPIAYTDKLLVTVHQAPDNSRSARVGEVPYPIVYFSSKNVNVTTNSDLYMLLWSIHFKHILGSCTINKREAFNRVVFGLRLFKYKGALLFPLLLIPKFVFNHIRIRRRSKMVQNNV from the coding sequence ATGATATCAGTAGTAATTCCTTTATATAATAAAGCCTCAACTATACGTAGATGCTTAAAGTCTGTTTTCTCTCAAAGTGAACTGCCAAGTGAGTTGATCATCATAAATGATGGAAGCGTCGACAACAGTCTAGCTATTGTGAGAGAAACAGTAGATCTCAGTTCGGGAATGTCGATCAATATAGTAGATCAAGAAAACTCGGGAGTTTCCTATACTAGGAATAAAGGAGTAGCATTAGCTAAAAACGATTATGTTGCATTTCTGGACGCTGATGACGAATGGCATGAGGAATTTATCGCAAACGCGAAAAACTTGATCCATAGCTATCAGAATATATCTCTAATCACTTGCAAACATAGCATCAATGATATTAGTTTGGGATGCTACATTCCTAAACAGATTTTTGGTACCGATGAAACCGGGATTATTGATAATTACCTTTCTCGAGCTAAGTCTTATCCTATCGTAAATAGCTCTAAAGTCGTCGTTAATAAGAAGTACTTCTTAGATGTTGGTGGATTCCCCGAGGAAGCTAAAGTCTCAGAGGACTTATTCTTATGGATTAAACTCTCAGAATGTGCCCCAATTGCATATACCGACAAACTGCTAGTCACGGTTCATCAAGCGCCGGATAACAGCAGAAGTGCTCGAGTAGGCGAGGTTCCTTACCCAATCGTATATTTTTCATCAAAAAATGTAAATGTGACAACAAACAGCGATCTGTATATGCTGTTGTGGTCGATTCACTTTAAGCATATATTGGGATCTTGTACGATTAATAAGAGAGAAGCATTTAATAGGGTTGTATTTGGTTTAAGGTTATTCAAGTATAAAGGTGCATTACTTTTCCCCTTATTGCTCATCCCCAAGTTTGTCTTTAACCACATAAGAATTAGAAGAAGAAGTAAGATGGTTCAAAACAATGTATAA
- a CDS encoding EpsG family protein has protein sequence MYKVKSFSVFIFLSMLISIFTGIRLPDVGRDTEAYIEYFHDSSIDDGFYDRFEPGFSLLMQLLSKAGLSVEVFFTCVAFIITVTYLYIFKRTYKHCFLDKNPSTSIITIFFSLLLFSSWYIASTTNGLRQGLALVFLYLSLLEFFYNSHKLKFVFLFVIATLFHYSSILILPFLALHYLRFRFVFIIWVLVGLGFALGVNELGVKLISETFGLPIYEYVKYYSLEKGSEELGGGMYEGFITSFFIYTILWPLILLFVLKVKTPIKEKMINTENVYILLKIYFSLSLVYFVMGFGPFSNRYALFSWMLVPIMQIVIFRLSIRLQTEKIIPLFFLFSSLVFFLYLRLDWIRFIK, from the coding sequence ATGTATAAAGTAAAGTCTTTCAGCGTATTTATCTTTTTAAGTATGTTGATCTCTATTTTTACTGGCATTAGATTACCTGACGTAGGTCGCGATACAGAGGCTTATATAGAATACTTTCATGATTCCTCAATAGATGATGGATTTTATGATCGGTTTGAGCCTGGATTTTCTCTTTTGATGCAACTGTTATCTAAGGCAGGATTAAGTGTAGAAGTGTTTTTTACTTGTGTTGCGTTTATAATAACAGTTACCTACTTATATATCTTTAAACGCACTTATAAGCATTGTTTTTTGGATAAGAACCCTTCCACTAGTATCATAACTATATTCTTTTCGTTGTTGTTATTCTCAAGTTGGTATATTGCTTCCACTACAAACGGATTGCGACAGGGATTAGCGTTGGTTTTTTTATATCTGTCTCTGTTGGAGTTTTTTTATAACAGTCATAAGCTGAAATTTGTTTTTTTATTTGTTATAGCGACATTATTTCATTATAGTTCTATATTAATATTACCATTTTTAGCGCTTCACTATCTGCGCTTTAGGTTTGTTTTTATAATTTGGGTACTGGTGGGCTTAGGTTTTGCGTTGGGAGTAAATGAACTTGGCGTAAAGTTGATTTCAGAGACTTTTGGTTTGCCTATCTATGAGTATGTTAAGTACTACTCATTGGAAAAAGGATCTGAAGAATTAGGGGGAGGGATGTATGAGGGCTTTATTACGAGTTTCTTTATATATACCATATTATGGCCGCTGATTCTTCTTTTCGTCTTAAAAGTTAAGACTCCTATAAAAGAAAAAATGATAAATACCGAAAATGTCTATATTTTACTGAAAATATATTTTTCACTTTCACTAGTTTATTTTGTCATGGGGTTTGGGCCTTTTTCTAATCGATATGCATTGTTTTCTTGGATGCTTGTACCGATAATGCAAATCGTTATATTTAGATTATCTATTCGTTTGCAGACAGAAAAAATAATACCCCTGTTTTTTCTGTTTTCGTCTTTGGTATTCTTTTTATACTTGAGGCTTGATTGGATCCGATTTATTAAATGA
- a CDS encoding acyltransferase produces MLISVQYLRAFAAVMVVLTHTAHKLNVNSVNILDWFEIGHYGVDLFFIISGFIMCLTVEKKSISFHSFMKARFIRILPLYWVLTTVALIIYLVEPSLVNSSGGNTSILTSYFLIPTESKFLIRNGWTLSYEFLFYLIFAAFIFSSRQKFYSSLCLVSLVLLGTISPIDTVIFDFITSPLLLEFFFGILSYKIIKQEIVSPWVALLLIIISVSLLITLNAFGPINSFLDRSLYAGLPMFIFFVGFVSLEKYMPKFKFLYNVGMSSYSLYLLHPFALSGVTVVFKVFGLIEIPYLYMLCMIIGSVVSSYLCYIWVELRLDKAIKNKSYVATLAR; encoded by the coding sequence ATGTTAATATCGGTACAATATCTACGTGCATTCGCGGCAGTCATGGTGGTTTTAACTCACACTGCACATAAACTAAATGTAAACAGTGTAAATATACTCGATTGGTTCGAAATTGGTCACTATGGAGTAGATCTTTTCTTTATTATATCTGGCTTTATTATGTGCCTGACTGTAGAAAAGAAAAGTATTTCCTTTCATAGTTTTATGAAGGCTAGGTTTATTCGGATTTTGCCCTTGTACTGGGTGTTGACTACTGTTGCTCTAATAATTTATTTAGTTGAACCTTCATTAGTAAATAGTTCAGGAGGAAACACGTCGATATTAACATCTTACTTCCTGATCCCTACCGAAAGTAAGTTTTTGATAAGAAATGGATGGACTTTAAGCTACGAGTTTTTGTTTTATCTGATTTTTGCAGCATTTATTTTTTCAAGCAGACAAAAGTTTTATTCTTCTCTTTGTTTAGTCTCTCTAGTGTTGTTAGGAACAATTTCACCAATCGATACAGTTATTTTTGATTTTATAACATCTCCGTTATTATTAGAGTTTTTCTTTGGGATTTTGTCTTATAAGATAATAAAACAAGAAATTGTCTCTCCTTGGGTTGCTTTATTATTAATCATAATTAGTGTTTCACTGCTCATAACATTAAATGCTTTTGGTCCAATTAATAGTTTTTTAGATCGTTCATTATATGCTGGTCTACCGATGTTCATTTTCTTTGTAGGTTTTGTTTCTTTAGAAAAATACATGCCCAAGTTTAAATTTCTATATAATGTCGGCATGTCGTCATATTCATTATACTTATTACATCCGTTTGCTCTATCTGGAGTCACTGTCGTATTTAAGGTGTTTGGTTTGATTGAGATACCATATTTATATATGCTTTGCATGATAATAGGGTCTGTAGTTTCATCTTATCTATGTTATATTTGGGTTGAATTAAGATTGGACAAAGCCATAAAAAACAAAAGCTATGTGGCAACACTTGCAAGATGA
- a CDS encoding glycosyltransferase family 4 protein, whose protein sequence is MKKILFVVNVDWFFISHRLPIALKAIENGYDVHLACTFSDCKAKLEALGITCHDITFSRSGNSLKREFSSILSIRRLIKTLKVDIVHAITIKPVLYTGIALQTISSPPAFVAAISGLGYVFTAETARARITKLLVSLMYRFALRTQHKVVIFQNNSDQAILSEIVKLTVHDRTLIKGSGADLSVYRNEPEPSGHRMVVSMACRLLREKGVYDFVDAAKIVQSKWPNVDFWLIGDVDLENPNSVMQEEVDDWVKQGIITALGHRDDIPELFAKSNIVTMPSFYGEGVPKVLIEAAACGRPIVTTDNPGCRDAIVDGETGLLVPIKNADALAEALMMLLSDKEERVRMGERARMYAVKEFDVSNVISRHLEIYQTLMVGR, encoded by the coding sequence ATGAAAAAAATACTTTTTGTTGTTAATGTGGATTGGTTTTTTATATCTCACAGACTTCCAATTGCATTAAAGGCTATAGAGAATGGTTATGATGTTCACCTTGCTTGCACTTTTAGCGATTGTAAAGCTAAGCTTGAAGCACTTGGCATAACTTGTCATGATATTACATTTTCACGGAGCGGCAATTCGTTAAAAAGGGAATTTAGTTCAATACTCTCAATTCGGAGATTGATAAAGACTCTCAAAGTAGACATTGTGCATGCAATAACGATAAAACCTGTGCTTTATACAGGAATTGCCTTGCAGACGATCAGCAGTCCGCCAGCTTTTGTAGCTGCAATTTCTGGTCTGGGCTATGTATTTACGGCAGAAACTGCTAGAGCAAGAATAACGAAGCTATTAGTTTCATTAATGTATAGGTTTGCGTTACGTACGCAACACAAAGTTGTTATTTTTCAAAACAACTCTGACCAAGCCATTTTGTCCGAAATCGTTAAGTTAACAGTGCATGATAGGACCTTGATAAAGGGATCCGGTGCTGATCTTTCTGTCTATCGTAATGAGCCAGAACCTTCAGGACATAGGATGGTAGTAAGCATGGCGTGTCGATTACTACGTGAAAAGGGCGTTTACGACTTTGTTGATGCTGCTAAGATTGTTCAGAGTAAATGGCCCAATGTCGACTTTTGGTTGATTGGCGATGTTGATCTAGAAAATCCTAATTCGGTAATGCAAGAAGAGGTAGACGACTGGGTAAAGCAGGGTATTATCACAGCTTTAGGTCATCGCGATGATATTCCTGAACTATTCGCTAAATCGAATATCGTCACAATGCCATCATTTTACGGGGAAGGTGTTCCTAAAGTTCTTATTGAGGCTGCTGCTTGCGGGCGACCCATTGTTACTACAGATAATCCAGGCTGCAGAGATGCAATTGTTGACGGAGAAACAGGCCTGCTTGTACCGATAAAAAACGCTGATGCGCTTGCCGAAGCTTTGATGATGTTGCTTTCAGATAAAGAAGAGAGGGTTAGAATGGGCGAGCGAGCAAGGATGTATGCTGTAAAAGAATTTGATGTGAGCAATGTCATATCTAGACATTTAGAGATCTATCAAACATTAATGGTGGGTAGATAA
- a CDS encoding SDR family oxidoreductase: protein MTVLVTGASGFVGTKLLTRLSLKDVVAFGRKRPQSLESSQYFEGEIDGESDYSSVLDGVSVIVHLAARVHVMGDSVENPLQAYRKVNTAGTINLAKQAAAAGVKRFIFISSIKVNGESTTGGKPFTERDAHAFEDHYGQSKSEAELELQKISNETGLEVVIIRPTLVYGPGVKANFASLMNLVSKGIPLPFGAINANQRSLVSVDNLVDLIVICITHPKAANQTFLVSDDHDVSTSSMVREMAKALGKSEWQVPIPVWCYIVLGKLLKKSDVVDRLTGSLQVDITHTKKTLGWTPPQTLQAGFKQTADAFLKSKECSNRL, encoded by the coding sequence ATGACGGTACTAGTTACTGGAGCATCCGGATTTGTTGGCACTAAACTGTTAACTCGCCTCTCCCTTAAAGATGTTGTTGCCTTCGGCCGAAAAAGGCCTCAATCACTTGAGTCAAGCCAGTATTTTGAGGGCGAAATTGATGGGGAATCTGACTACTCCTCTGTTCTAGATGGTGTTAGTGTTATTGTCCATTTAGCCGCTAGGGTTCACGTGATGGGAGACTCTGTTGAAAATCCTTTACAAGCCTATCGCAAAGTTAACACTGCCGGTACTATAAATTTAGCAAAGCAAGCTGCTGCTGCGGGTGTAAAGCGTTTTATATTCATCAGTTCAATTAAAGTAAATGGTGAAAGCACCACTGGTGGTAAGCCGTTTACTGAAAGAGATGCTCATGCATTTGAGGATCATTATGGGCAATCTAAATCTGAGGCCGAACTAGAGCTACAAAAGATATCAAATGAGACTGGGTTAGAAGTTGTTATTATTAGACCTACCCTGGTTTATGGTCCAGGTGTAAAGGCCAACTTTGCTTCATTAATGAACTTGGTTTCGAAAGGTATTCCTTTACCATTTGGCGCTATCAACGCTAATCAACGTAGCCTTGTTTCGGTCGATAATCTTGTAGATCTAATTGTCATCTGTATAACTCATCCAAAGGCTGCCAATCAAACCTTTTTGGTTTCAGATGATCATGATGTTTCTACATCTTCGATGGTCAGAGAAATGGCAAAGGCTCTCGGCAAATCTGAATGGCAAGTGCCGATTCCAGTTTGGTGTTATATAGTTTTGGGTAAATTGCTCAAGAAATCGGATGTAGTAGATAGGTTAACTGGTTCTCTACAGGTCGATATCACACATACAAAGAAGACTTTGGGTTGGACACCTCCTCAAACATTACAAGCCGGCTTTAAGCAAACCGCTGATGCCTTTTTGAAATCCAAGGAATGTAGTAATAGATTATGA
- a CDS encoding sugar transferase, translated as MIRIVDFFAALIGLALLWPVLLIVTLVGFFDTGSPIFIQKRVGRNKKSFSLVKFRTMAIETESVASHLASNRSITKFGKFLRRTKIDELPQLLNVLLGQMSLVGPRPNLYNQKELIEERSKLKVYEVLPGITGLAQINNIDMSTPELLAKTDKEMIDSLSLKNYFTYVLKTIAGSGKGDAVLKK; from the coding sequence ATGATTCGTATAGTTGATTTTTTTGCAGCTTTGATAGGCTTAGCGCTTTTATGGCCCGTGTTACTTATTGTCACTTTGGTTGGTTTCTTTGATACTGGTTCACCTATATTTATTCAAAAACGTGTTGGCCGAAACAAGAAATCGTTTAGTCTAGTCAAGTTTCGCACTATGGCGATTGAGACAGAGTCAGTAGCTAGTCATCTCGCCAGTAATAGATCTATAACTAAGTTTGGTAAGTTTTTGCGTAGGACAAAGATAGATGAACTTCCTCAATTGTTAAACGTCTTGCTTGGCCAGATGAGCCTCGTAGGTCCTAGGCCTAATCTATATAACCAAAAGGAACTTATCGAAGAGAGAAGTAAGTTGAAGGTTTATGAAGTGTTACCTGGCATTACTGGGTTAGCACAAATAAACAATATAGATATGTCTACACCGGAGTTGTTGGCTAAAACCGATAAAGAAATGATCGACTCATTAAGCTTGAAAAACTACTTTACTTATGTGTTAAAGACCATTGCTGGTAGCGGGAAGGGTGATGCTGTTCTTAAGAAATAA
- a CDS encoding nucleoside-diphosphate sugar epimerase/dehydratase — MERLNFFWSLPRYQKRILSLVIDFALICFSFYLSLLIRLGEIDVAISTEATYTLGATILMTLIAFAKLGLYRAVLRYLTFHALTVILVGAGFSSLCLFLSSYLFDAQLPRTLPVIYFTFLSILCGATRLTARSLIVSSNKKGCESVLIYGAGTTGRQLAIALRNSESYQVRGFIDDDPYKKKSIIQGVTVYSGRNIESLVKKMGIKKILLAIPQSSRTQRKSIIDSLIHLPLEVLTVPNFKDIVEGNAKVDELKDVPIEDLLGREPVDPNKKLMAANIQNQVVMVTGAGGSIGSELCRQIVRQKPKKLILFEVSEYALYQIDKELGKLIVDGSLDVSVIPLLGSVQRINRLVATMKSFKVDTVYHAAAYKHVPLVEYNVVEGIRNNVFGTYYCARAAIEAKVSSFVLISTDKAVRPTNIMGTSKRMAELALQSLADGAVGQQTCFSMVRFGNVLGSSGSVIPLFKKQIAEGNTVTVTHPEIIRYFMTIPEAAQLVIQAGAMAKGGDVFVLDMGEPVKILDLAKKLIRLSGLEVKSPSNESGDISIEFTGLRPGEKLFEELLIGDDVKSTSHDRIMTANEKFMKRADFESLLEELDDACHNFEHEKIRNLLLQAPTGFNPTDGIGDLVWNESHGLEENLKLESSFSKYSRATRFKEVSI, encoded by the coding sequence ATGGAAAGACTCAATTTCTTCTGGAGTTTGCCACGCTATCAGAAACGCATATTGAGCTTAGTGATCGATTTTGCTCTAATTTGTTTTTCTTTTTACTTGTCTTTGTTAATTAGATTGGGTGAGATTGATGTAGCCATTAGTACGGAAGCAACCTATACCTTAGGTGCCACTATTCTAATGACTCTTATTGCATTTGCTAAGTTGGGTTTGTACAGAGCAGTATTACGATATTTAACGTTTCATGCTTTAACTGTGATTCTAGTAGGGGCAGGATTTTCTTCGCTATGTCTCTTCTTATCCTCTTACTTATTTGATGCACAATTACCTAGAACGTTACCTGTTATATACTTTACATTCTTATCAATTTTGTGTGGTGCAACTCGGTTGACCGCTAGGTCATTAATCGTATCTTCAAATAAGAAGGGGTGCGAGAGTGTGCTTATTTACGGTGCTGGCACAACCGGAAGGCAACTTGCAATTGCGCTAAGGAACTCGGAAAGTTATCAAGTTAGGGGTTTTATTGATGACGATCCATATAAGAAAAAGTCAATAATTCAAGGTGTTACTGTATACTCCGGTCGGAATATCGAGTCCCTTGTTAAAAAAATGGGCATCAAGAAGATATTGCTAGCTATTCCTCAGTCATCACGTACTCAGCGAAAGTCAATAATAGATAGTTTGATCCATTTACCTCTTGAAGTGCTTACTGTGCCGAATTTTAAGGATATTGTAGAAGGCAATGCAAAAGTCGATGAGTTAAAGGACGTTCCTATTGAGGACTTACTCGGAAGAGAACCTGTAGATCCGAATAAAAAACTTATGGCAGCAAACATTCAGAACCAAGTCGTTATGGTGACTGGAGCCGGGGGTTCTATTGGTTCGGAACTTTGTCGACAGATCGTAAGACAAAAACCGAAAAAGCTAATATTGTTTGAAGTTTCGGAATATGCTCTATATCAGATAGACAAAGAACTTGGGAAGTTAATTGTAGATGGCTCGTTAGACGTTTCCGTAATTCCGTTGCTGGGCTCTGTCCAAAGGATAAATCGTCTAGTAGCAACTATGAAGTCTTTTAAGGTAGATACAGTATATCATGCAGCTGCATACAAACACGTTCCATTAGTTGAATACAATGTAGTAGAAGGTATTAGGAATAACGTGTTTGGTACATATTATTGTGCAAGGGCTGCTATTGAAGCTAAAGTAAGTTCTTTTGTACTAATTTCTACTGATAAAGCCGTACGACCAACCAACATAATGGGAACATCCAAAAGGATGGCTGAACTGGCCTTACAGTCATTAGCGGATGGTGCTGTTGGACAACAAACTTGCTTTAGCATGGTTCGATTCGGAAATGTTTTAGGTTCCTCAGGATCTGTTATCCCGCTTTTTAAGAAGCAAATAGCAGAAGGCAATACTGTTACGGTTACTCATCCTGAGATAATTCGTTATTTTATGACCATACCCGAAGCCGCTCAGCTAGTTATACAAGCGGGCGCGATGGCAAAGGGGGGCGATGTGTTCGTTCTTGATATGGGAGAACCTGTAAAGATTTTAGATTTAGCTAAAAAGCTTATAAGGCTGTCTGGACTAGAAGTGAAAAGTCCGAGTAATGAAAGTGGAGATATCTCCATTGAGTTTACCGGCTTGAGGCCAGGGGAAAAACTCTTTGAGGAACTGTTGATTGGCGACGATGTTAAGAGTACCAGCCATGATCGAATAATGACAGCTAACGAAAAATTTATGAAACGCGCCGACTTTGAATCACTGCTTGAAGAACTCGACGATGCCTGTCATAACTTTGAGCATGAGAAGATAAGAAACTTGTTGTTACAGGCACCTACAGGCTTTAATCCTACAGATGGAATTGGTGATTTAGTATGGAATGAGTCACATGGTTTAGAGGAAAATTTGAAGTTAGAAAGTTCATTTTCAAAGTACTCAAGAGCAACCAGATTTAAAGAAGTTTCAATTTGA
- a CDS encoding NAD-dependent epimerase produces the protein MRILVTGAAGFIGFYTSKRLLAMGHQVVGLDNLNDYYDVALKRARLEQLLPEENFSFVELDLADREGMAQLFASDQFDRVVHLAAQAGVRYSIDNPMAYLDSNLAGMMTILEGCRQQKVPHLVYASSSSVYGMNKKVPFSESDAVDHPVSLYAATKKSNELMAHTYSHLYDLPTTGLRFFTVYGPMGRPDMAYFSFTRKILAGEPIDVFNHGKLSRDFTYIDDIVEGVVRVMEAIPQRDDNNDCATPDQSSAPYQLFNIGNHQPVELLTFIQTLEQALGVKAKLNMKPMQPGDVYTTFADTDNLQQAVGFSPDTSLAEGLQRFADWYKVFYS, from the coding sequence ATGCGAATATTAGTTACCGGCGCCGCCGGTTTCATCGGCTTCTACACCAGCAAACGTCTGCTGGCCATGGGCCACCAGGTGGTGGGGCTGGACAACCTCAACGACTACTACGACGTGGCCCTCAAGCGTGCCCGTCTGGAGCAGTTGCTGCCGGAGGAGAATTTCAGCTTCGTTGAGCTGGACCTGGCAGATCGGGAGGGGATGGCCCAGCTGTTTGCCAGCGACCAATTTGACCGGGTGGTGCACCTGGCCGCCCAGGCCGGGGTGCGCTACTCCATCGACAACCCCATGGCCTACCTGGATTCCAACCTGGCGGGGATGATGACCATTCTCGAGGGCTGTCGTCAGCAGAAGGTGCCGCACCTGGTGTATGCCTCCTCCTCCTCGGTGTACGGCATGAACAAGAAGGTGCCCTTCAGCGAGAGCGACGCGGTGGATCATCCGGTGAGCCTGTACGCCGCCACCAAGAAATCCAATGAGCTGATGGCCCACACCTACAGCCACCTGTATGACCTGCCCACCACCGGGCTGAGGTTCTTCACCGTTTACGGCCCCATGGGCCGTCCGGACATGGCCTACTTCAGCTTCACCCGCAAGATCCTCGCCGGTGAGCCCATCGACGTGTTCAACCACGGCAAGCTGTCCCGGGACTTCACCTACATCGACGACATCGTCGAGGGCGTGGTGCGGGTGATGGAGGCGATCCCCCAGCGGGACGACAACAACGACTGCGCCACTCCGGACCAGTCCAGCGCCCCCTACCAGCTGTTCAACATCGGCAACCATCAGCCGGTGGAGCTGCTCACCTTCATCCAGACCCTGGAGCAGGCTCTGGGGGTCAAGGCCAAGTTGAATATGAAGCCGATGCAACCCGGTGACGTCTACACCACCTTCGCCGACACCGACAACCTGCAGCAGGCGGTAGGCTTCAGCCCGGATACCTCTCTGGCAGAGGGTCTGCAGCGGTTCGCTGATTGGTATAAGGTATTCTATTCTTAG